One Tolypothrix bouteillei VB521301 DNA window includes the following coding sequences:
- a CDS encoding HEAT repeat domain-containing protein, which yields MSKSDVQPILGYENFNLRARSQKVIPDNQNQPSKFDVVLGDRAPLPIGDVVLGGMEGVKRRLKSTVVEARLTALGEAFNYGEAGINLIIETLKDESKQVRLTAARLLREKGSQKEKQILIDCDPWLFFTTLEGWNQYTAVRTTKQLVNLLQEPQITTLEALVCEIEKNGSYGKFQDFVNVLVATPERLPYLKALFMGDPSDSKQWKRGYSQICLSNINPILKAFPHLQVLHLCGFFGHASNPILKNKQKQELLQIRNRDGSPVVSKKTHTELKTLIIEGADLTDEHVAEICQLEYPSLEYLELWLGRRDTEKIVKSLAPLLSGKSCPNLIYLGLIGSENTNAIARAISCSEIIKRLKVLDLGKGKLTVAGVTDLLKCPTIENLHTLNVSENCLRPIAIEQLSHINCQVIANSQFHDSYRFDDDSARYYTAWE from the coding sequence ATGTCTAAGTCAGATGTGCAACCAATCTTAGGTTATGAGAATTTCAACTTGAGGGCAAGGAGTCAGAAGGTGATACCAGACAATCAAAATCAACCCAGTAAATTTGACGTAGTATTGGGTGACAGAGCCCCGCTTCCCATAGGAGATGTTGTTTTGGGAGGAATGGAAGGAGTGAAGCGTCGCTTGAAAAGTACAGTTGTAGAAGCACGACTTACGGCTCTTGGCGAAGCATTCAATTATGGAGAAGCAGGTATAAACCTGATAATTGAAACACTGAAAGATGAATCAAAGCAAGTGCGGCTTACGGCGGCTCGACTGTTGCGGGAGAAAGGAAGCCAAAAGGAAAAGCAGATATTAATAGATTGCGATCCCTGGTTGTTTTTCACAACATTAGAGGGTTGGAATCAATACACAGCAGTGCGAACAACAAAACAACTTGTAAATTTGTTGCAAGAGCCGCAAATAACCACTTTAGAAGCTTTAGTGTGTGAAATTGAGAAGAATGGTTCATATGGGAAATTTCAAGATTTTGTCAACGTCCTGGTTGCTACTCCCGAGAGGTTACCGTATCTTAAAGCATTATTTATGGGAGACCCAAGCGATTCCAAACAATGGAAGCGAGGATACTCCCAAATATGTCTAAGTAATATTAATCCAATTCTTAAAGCCTTTCCTCATTTGCAGGTATTGCATCTTTGCGGATTCTTTGGTCATGCTAGCAATCCAATTTTAAAAAACAAACAAAAGCAAGAACTATTACAAATTCGCAATCGTGATGGTTCTCCAGTAGTTTCTAAAAAAACACACACAGAATTAAAAACATTGATTATTGAAGGAGCAGATTTAACAGACGAACACGTGGCTGAAATTTGCCAGCTTGAGTATCCATCTCTAGAATATCTTGAATTGTGGCTGGGCAGAAGAGATACGGAGAAAATAGTTAAAAGTTTAGCTCCTCTTCTGTCAGGTAAATCGTGTCCCAATTTGATTTACTTAGGATTGATTGGTAGTGAAAATACAAATGCAATTGCTAGAGCTATATCTTGTTCGGAGATTATTAAACGCTTAAAGGTGCTAGATTTGGGAAAAGGCAAGTTGACCGTTGCTGGTGTTACAGATTTACTCAAATGCCCTACAATCGAGAACTTACACACTCTCAATGTTTCTGAAAATTGTTTGCGTCCAATTGCAATTGAGCAATTGTCTCATATCAATTGTCAAGTCATTGCTAATTCTCAGTTCCATGACAGTTATCGCTTTGATGATGATAGCGCTCGCTATTATACAGCATGGGAGTAA
- a CDS encoding type II toxin-antitoxin system RelE family toxin, translating to MTYTVEFSPSARKMFKKLPQDLQDRIQPKIDALATEPRPNGVKKLKGEENTYRIKIGSYRVVYEIEDDVLLVIVIKVAGRKDDLPALEYLKLWFGRYYESSHRSNLLIDSLLPFLFNESSPHLSYLGLRSSKNADELARAVAESPIIERLAVLDLSMGNLTDKGAKALLNSRATNQLHTLNISNNCVSANMIQELSQLNCRIIANGQEEVLKEGLEPHVTGYYTSEATQSLGSC from the coding sequence ATGACTTACACAGTTGAATTCTCTCCTAGTGCAAGAAAGATGTTTAAGAAATTACCTCAAGACTTGCAAGACCGTATACAACCAAAAATAGATGCTTTAGCCACAGAACCTCGGCCTAATGGGGTGAAAAAGTTGAAAGGCGAAGAAAATACCTATCGAATTAAAATTGGAAGTTATCGAGTAGTTTATGAAATAGAAGACGATGTATTGTTAGTTATTGTTATCAAAGTTGCAGGTCGGAAAGATGATTTGCCAGCATTAGAGTATTTAAAATTGTGGTTTGGTCGATATTACGAATCCTCACACAGATCAAACTTATTAATTGATAGTTTGCTTCCCTTTCTTTTTAATGAGTCCTCTCCACACTTAAGTTATTTAGGATTGCGTAGTAGTAAAAATGCTGATGAACTTGCTCGTGCTGTTGCGGAATCTCCAATAATTGAACGCCTCGCAGTACTGGACTTGTCTATGGGGAATTTAACAGACAAAGGAGCAAAAGCATTGCTCAATTCTCGAGCAACCAATCAACTTCACACTCTTAACATCTCTAACAACTGCGTATCTGCAAATATGATTCAAGAGTTATCTCAACTGAATTGTCGAATCATAGCGAATGGACAGGAAGAAGTGCTGAAAGAGGGCTTGGAGCCTCACGTTACTGGGTATTATACGAGTGAGGCAACGCAGTCATTGGGCTCGTGTTAG
- a CDS encoding leucine-rich repeat domain-containing protein — protein sequence MPDNQNQPKEFDAILGGQTPPPIESAVLGGLQGVKHRLTNPALEARIAALSEALNYGEAGLDVAIDALQDTAEQVQRFASRLLRQNGGVRGKQALLNHDPYLFFTTFQDWKTENFHPDIGITNPSETAYVVNFEQLKLLLQDPQACKIEALICQMWDCNHSADLFIDELCASYKQLTSLKALFIGALYEPEYLSFSLKLCNLSPIVKAFPNLEVLHVCGSKGLEFRQVKHDNLKTLILDVSNLVDDIDQLSGLNLPALEYLDLWLGNNCYDNKNTTNVLMPILSGKLFPRLRYLGLRGSQYDDKIAYAIAPSAIVNHLKVLDLSKGTLRDKGAEALLKSSAINRLHTLNVSNTAVSDVMRYS from the coding sequence ATGCCAGACAATCAAAATCAACCCAAAGAGTTTGATGCCATTTTGGGCGGACAAACACCTCCTCCAATTGAGAGTGCTGTTTTGGGAGGACTCCAAGGGGTAAAACACCGTTTGACAAACCCAGCTCTAGAAGCACGGATTGCAGCTCTTTCCGAAGCACTCAACTATGGAGAAGCAGGTTTAGATGTGGCAATTGATGCTTTGCAGGATACCGCAGAACAGGTGCAACGTTTTGCTTCGCGGTTGCTGCGGCAAAACGGAGGTGTTCGAGGAAAGCAAGCTTTGTTAAACCACGATCCATACCTGTTTTTCACTACATTTCAAGATTGGAAAACTGAGAATTTTCACCCTGATATTGGCATTACCAACCCAAGCGAGACTGCATATGTTGTAAATTTTGAGCAGTTGAAGTTACTTTTACAAGATCCTCAAGCTTGCAAAATAGAAGCGTTAATCTGTCAGATGTGGGATTGCAATCATTCCGCCGACCTTTTTATTGATGAGTTGTGTGCATCTTACAAGCAACTGACCAGTCTCAAAGCTCTATTTATCGGCGCTCTTTACGAACCTGAGTACCTGAGTTTTTCACTCAAACTGTGCAATCTTAGCCCTATTGTGAAAGCTTTTCCCAATTTGGAAGTACTGCACGTATGTGGCAGCAAAGGCTTGGAATTCAGGCAGGTGAAGCACGATAACTTAAAGACGCTGATTCTTGACGTAAGTAACTTGGTGGACGATATCGATCAACTGAGCGGTCTCAATCTACCAGCATTAGAATACCTTGATTTGTGGTTAGGTAACAATTGTTACGATAATAAAAATACTACTAATGTCCTAATGCCGATTCTTTCTGGCAAATTATTTCCAAGACTGAGGTATTTAGGACTGCGTGGTAGCCAATATGACGATAAGATCGCCTATGCTATTGCACCTTCTGCAATAGTTAATCACCTCAAGGTGCTGGACCTTTCTAAGGGGACTTTACGTGATAAGGGCGCAGAAGCTTTACTGAAAAGTTCGGCAATCAATCGGTTACACACTCTCAATGTTAGTAATACAGCAGTTTCCGATGTTATGAGGTACAGTTAG
- a CDS encoding helix-turn-helix domain-containing protein: protein MKAYSVDIREKIVAAHIEEKISIRQVALRFAVSKSLVQKLVKQQKSHGNLQPLKPGKPRFSHLTNAELELRELVSENPDATIVEFCELFAAKTGNWVSQTAMCRSLQKLGLNRKKKHCGVAKQQLQEFKNSE from the coding sequence ATGAAAGCATATTCAGTAGATATTCGAGAAAAAATAGTGGCAGCGCATATTGAGGAAAAAATCTCGATTCGTCAAGTAGCACTCAGATTTGCAGTGAGCAAAAGTTTAGTACAAAAGCTAGTAAAGCAACAAAAAAGTCATGGTAATTTACAACCATTAAAACCGGGTAAGCCACGATTTAGTCATCTGACAAATGCGGAATTAGAGTTAAGAGAACTAGTGTCAGAGAATCCGGATGCAACAATAGTGGAATTCTGTGAATTATTTGCGGCAAAGACAGGTAATTGGGTGAGTCAGACGGCAATGTGTCGTTCTTTACAAAAATTAGGATTAAATCGCAAAAAAAAACATTGCGGAGTAGCCAAGCAGCAACTCCAAGAGTTCAAAAACTCAGAGTAG
- a CDS encoding IS630 family transposase yields MRSSQAATPRVQKLRVEYWEKVKEIEPENLVFLDETGVILGLARTHARSQKGTRVYEMKPFYRGAKVTVIGAISLKKVVALMTINNSMDSLAFEGFIEKFLLPQLWPGAVVVMDNLPAHKLASIEPMIESVGAKVLCLSPYSPDFNPIELWWSQLKSFLRTFSPTTTEMVDKVISVALDLMNPQHLKNWFTKCCYCTS; encoded by the coding sequence TTGCGGAGTAGCCAAGCAGCAACTCCAAGAGTTCAAAAACTCAGAGTAGAATATTGGGAAAAAGTCAAGGAGATAGAGCCAGAAAACTTGGTATTTTTAGATGAAACAGGGGTAATACTGGGTTTAGCAAGAACGCATGCACGTTCACAAAAGGGAACAAGAGTATATGAAATGAAGCCATTTTACCGGGGAGCAAAAGTTACGGTGATTGGAGCAATAAGTCTTAAAAAAGTTGTGGCATTAATGACAATAAATAACTCAATGGATAGCCTAGCTTTTGAAGGATTTATTGAGAAGTTCTTATTGCCTCAATTATGGCCGGGAGCAGTAGTAGTTATGGATAATTTACCGGCACATAAACTAGCATCAATCGAACCAATGATTGAATCTGTAGGTGCAAAAGTCTTGTGTTTATCTCCATATTCTCCTGATTTTAATCCCATTGAATTATGGTGGTCACAACTTAAATCTTTTTTACGTACTTTTTCTCCAACTACAACCGAAATGGTTGATAAAGTTATCTCTGTTGCTCTCGACTTGATGAATCCTCAACATTTAAAAAATTGGTTCACTAAGTGCTGTTATTGTACCTCATAA
- a CDS encoding STM4014 family protein: protein MLELVIIANPENRRVGFLQQALEYFSLPPATVVSYEDAIAGRETLERFDAPNTIIRFDSPEKNFEVDKAIIAAGANVLDDGQYQRIHPADAIKLSFDKGLILYHRQWYLGWQYLLQQWEKQLKCPTMNHPEDIAVMFDKPRCHERFSSYGIPVPRSLGIIKNYEQLREQMRVQECDRVFVKLAHGSAASGVVAYRATARGESAITTVERVREEGQTLLYNSRKIRHYTSREEISDIINILTAEGVQVEEWLPKAHLQGCGFDVRVVVINGQAQHVVVRLGKSPMTNLHLGNERGDTEEFLATVGQENWESMKRTCEAAAALFPNTLYCGVDLLIAPNFRDRAILEINAFGDLLPGILCNGIDTYTSEIKAMLAKTTPCLT, encoded by the coding sequence ATGCTAGAACTGGTCATCATCGCAAATCCAGAAAATCGTCGGGTTGGTTTCTTGCAACAGGCGCTAGAGTATTTCAGTTTACCACCTGCAACTGTTGTATCTTATGAAGACGCGATCGCAGGCAGAGAAACATTAGAACGTTTTGATGCACCCAACACCATCATCCGGTTTGATTCCCCTGAGAAAAACTTTGAGGTTGATAAAGCTATTATTGCTGCGGGTGCAAATGTACTAGATGACGGTCAGTACCAACGCATCCATCCTGCTGATGCAATAAAATTAAGCTTCGACAAGGGGCTGATTCTTTACCACCGCCAGTGGTATCTAGGATGGCAGTATCTATTGCAACAATGGGAAAAGCAACTCAAATGCCCAACAATGAATCATCCCGAAGATATTGCCGTAATGTTCGATAAACCCCGATGTCACGAAAGATTCAGCAGCTACGGAATTCCAGTACCGCGATCGCTTGGAATAATTAAAAACTACGAACAACTGCGCGAACAAATGCGGGTGCAAGAGTGCGATCGCGTATTCGTGAAACTTGCCCACGGCTCTGCTGCTTCTGGAGTGGTTGCTTACCGTGCTACAGCACGAGGTGAATCCGCTATAACTACAGTAGAAAGAGTGCGAGAAGAAGGTCAAACCCTGCTTTACAACTCACGTAAAATTCGCCACTACACAAGCAGAGAAGAAATTAGTGACATTATTAACATCTTAACAGCTGAGGGCGTACAGGTCGAAGAATGGTTACCAAAGGCACACCTGCAAGGGTGCGGATTCGATGTACGCGTGGTTGTCATTAACGGTCAAGCACAGCACGTCGTTGTGCGTTTGGGCAAAAGTCCCATGACCAATTTGCATTTGGGAAATGAGCGAGGTGACACTGAGGAATTTTTAGCCACAGTTGGACAAGAGAACTGGGAAAGCATGAAACGAACTTGTGAAGCCGCAGCCGCCTTGTTTCCCAACACCTTATACTGTGGTGTGGATTTACTCATCGCTCCCAACTTTCGCGATCGCGCCATTTTGGAAATCAATGCTTTTGGCGATTTACTACCGGGAATTTTATGCAATGGAATAGATACGTATACCAGTGAAATCAAAGCAATGCTAGCAAAAACAACCCCATGCTTAACATGA
- a CDS encoding STM4013/SEN3800 family hydrolase, whose protein sequence is MNQIVGTHDILFLTLDTLRYDVAKNLMSQGRTPNLATVMPQGGWEERHSPGNFTYASHQAFFAGFLPTPATPGIHSRLFALGFEGSTTTTEKTCVLEGANIISGFAEKGYHTICIGGVGFFNKLNRLGNVFPSLFAESHWSPELGVTNPNSTENQVALAQQILANTPQNQRVFLFINISALHQPNYFYLPGAKTDTLETHAAALEYVDSQLGKLWEAFQQRASTFCIVCSDHGTTYGEDGYTGHRVSHPLVWTVPYTEFILPTTT, encoded by the coding sequence ATGAATCAAATCGTCGGGACTCACGACATTCTCTTTCTCACCTTAGATACTCTACGATACGATGTTGCTAAAAACTTGATGTCACAAGGACGCACCCCGAATTTAGCAACCGTTATGCCTCAAGGAGGTTGGGAAGAACGCCATTCTCCAGGAAACTTCACCTATGCTTCCCATCAAGCCTTTTTTGCAGGTTTTTTGCCCACACCAGCAACACCAGGGATACATTCAAGGCTCTTTGCTTTGGGATTTGAGGGAAGTACGACTACCACGGAAAAAACGTGTGTCTTAGAAGGAGCTAATATTATCAGTGGATTTGCTGAAAAAGGCTATCATACAATTTGTATTGGTGGTGTTGGCTTTTTCAACAAACTTAACCGCTTGGGAAATGTTTTTCCGTCCCTCTTTGCTGAAAGTCACTGGAGTCCAGAGTTGGGAGTCACCAACCCTAACTCTACAGAAAATCAAGTAGCACTTGCCCAACAAATCTTAGCCAACACACCTCAAAACCAACGCGTATTTCTCTTTATCAATATCTCAGCCCTGCATCAACCCAACTACTTTTACCTTCCTGGTGCTAAAACAGACACCCTAGAAACTCACGCTGCTGCTTTGGAATATGTTGACAGTCAATTAGGCAAACTCTGGGAAGCATTCCAACAACGTGCTTCCACTTTCTGTATTGTCTGCTCAGATCACGGAACAACCTACGGTGAGGATGGTTATACAGGTCATCGCGTGAGTCACCCTTTAGTATGGACAGTTCCTTACACGGAGTTCATCTTACCCACAACAACCTAA
- a CDS encoding STM4012 family radical SAM protein, with protein MTNLLNQNPKTQTPNLKTLLEKSPYQAYVYSYPHKTAYRPLTPPLPFNEVWSQQDKRSLFLYIHIPFCEMRCGFCNLFTTVTHNEDFVTQYVRTVQRQAQRVRSALGEASFARFALGGGTPTQLPIHQLEAILNVAEETMGASLQNIPVSVEMSPETATQDKLKLLRDRGVDRASIGVQSFIESEVLAIHRRQSTAQVEAALTRMQEVGFPTINIDLIYGLPGQTVDTWLQTIHHALRFQPEEIYLYPLYVRPLTGLGCSDKEWDDIRLACYREGRSLLLSSGYTQVSMRMFKASPSSPLSPDSPIYCCQADGMVGLGCGARSYTNTLHYSNEYAVGAKEVRHILQAFIETPDESFDFVRYGFELDEEERRRRYILLSLLSDEGFNLDAYYQQFGTDMFEDFPELSQLFSLNLATQNEQILHLTEVGIERSDTIGAWLFSQRVQQLMQSYNLK; from the coding sequence ATGACAAACCTACTCAATCAAAATCCCAAAACCCAAACCCCAAATCTAAAAACCCTGCTTGAAAAATCCCCCTACCAAGCTTACGTCTACTCGTACCCCCATAAAACAGCCTACCGTCCTCTTACCCCACCTCTACCCTTCAACGAAGTATGGTCCCAACAAGATAAGCGATCGCTGTTTCTCTACATCCACATCCCCTTTTGTGAAATGCGTTGCGGGTTCTGCAACCTGTTTACCACTGTCACTCACAATGAGGACTTTGTTACCCAATACGTCCGCACGGTTCAACGACAAGCACAGAGAGTCCGATCTGCATTAGGAGAAGCATCATTTGCTCGTTTTGCACTAGGTGGCGGTACACCAACTCAGTTACCCATCCACCAACTCGAAGCAATTCTTAATGTTGCTGAGGAAACAATGGGTGCAAGTTTGCAAAATATTCCCGTTTCCGTAGAGATGTCACCAGAGACAGCAACTCAAGATAAACTTAAACTGTTACGCGATCGCGGAGTTGACCGTGCTAGCATTGGTGTCCAAAGTTTTATTGAATCAGAAGTTCTGGCAATTCACCGCCGCCAAAGCACCGCTCAAGTGGAAGCAGCCCTGACTCGAATGCAAGAAGTTGGCTTTCCCACGATTAACATTGACCTTATATATGGATTACCCGGACAAACTGTTGATACATGGTTGCAAACCATACATCATGCTCTCCGCTTTCAACCAGAAGAAATTTACTTGTATCCTCTCTATGTAAGACCCCTAACAGGATTGGGGTGTTCCGATAAAGAATGGGATGATATCCGTTTGGCTTGTTATCGGGAAGGGCGATCGCTGCTCCTATCTTCTGGTTACACTCAAGTTTCCATGCGGATGTTCAAAGCTTCCCCCTCCTCTCCCTTGTCCCCCGATAGCCCCATATACTGCTGTCAAGCAGATGGTATGGTTGGTCTGGGTTGCGGCGCACGTTCTTACACAAACACCTTACATTACTCCAATGAGTATGCTGTAGGAGCGAAAGAAGTTCGTCATATTCTCCAAGCGTTCATCGAAACACCTGATGAATCCTTTGATTTTGTTCGCTATGGCTTTGAACTAGATGAAGAAGAACGCCGCCGACGCTACATTTTATTATCTCTACTTTCCGATGAAGGTTTTAATCTTGACGCTTACTATCAACAATTTGGTACAGATATGTTTGAGGATTTTCCAGAACTTTCTCAACTCTTCTCGCTTAATCTAGCGACACAGAATGAACAAATCTTGCACCTGACGGAAGTTGGAATTGAACGTTCAGATACTATTGGCGCTTGGTTATTTTCTCAAAGGGTTCAGCAATTAATGCAGTCTTACAATTTGAAGTAA
- a CDS encoding STM4011 family radical SAM protein, with product MHLTILYRGSLISCNYGCEYCPFAKRQQSPKELAVDKQELERFTDWIAQHSQHNFSILFTPWGEALIHQWYQQALIRLTQMPHVHKAAIQTNLSCQLDWVEECNKNRLALWTTFHPEWVSRQRFLAKCLELDKRGIRFSTGVVGFPQFKDEIAALRHELPQHIYLWINAVKRELGNLSKEDMNFFKSIDPLFQINIHHYPSFGYACRAGKSVISVDGDGTIRRCHFIKEPIGNIYDPKFEEALYDRPCTNTTCHCHIGYVHLEYLQLDKVFGNSILERIPVDWDREIVV from the coding sequence ATGCATCTTACTATTCTCTATCGCGGGTCTTTAATTAGTTGCAACTACGGTTGCGAATACTGTCCCTTTGCTAAACGACAGCAGTCACCAAAAGAATTAGCTGTTGATAAACAAGAATTGGAAAGGTTTACAGATTGGATTGCCCAACATTCACAGCACAATTTCTCAATTTTGTTCACGCCTTGGGGTGAAGCGCTGATCCATCAGTGGTATCAACAAGCTTTGATAAGACTAACACAAATGCCTCACGTCCATAAGGCAGCAATTCAAACGAATCTTTCGTGTCAACTCGATTGGGTGGAAGAATGCAACAAGAACCGTCTTGCACTCTGGACAACGTTTCATCCAGAATGGGTGTCGCGCCAGCGCTTCCTCGCTAAGTGTCTGGAACTTGATAAGCGGGGTATCCGTTTCAGTACGGGTGTTGTTGGTTTCCCTCAATTTAAAGATGAGATTGCTGCTCTACGTCATGAATTACCACAACACATCTACTTGTGGATTAATGCAGTTAAGCGAGAACTTGGCAATTTGTCTAAAGAAGACATGAATTTTTTCAAGTCTATCGACCCGCTTTTTCAGATAAATATTCACCATTACCCCAGCTTTGGTTATGCTTGTCGTGCTGGAAAATCTGTGATTTCTGTTGATGGTGATGGCACTATACGACGCTGCCACTTTATTAAAGAACCAATTGGAAACATTTACGACCCCAAGTTTGAAGAAGCATTGTATGACCGACCCTGTACCAACACAACTTGTCACTGTCATATTGGTTACGTACATTTAGAGTATTTACAACTAGATAAAGTGTTTGGAAATAGCATTTTGGAAAGAATACCTGTTGATTGGGATAGAGAAATTGTGGTATAG
- the cysC gene encoding adenylyl-sulfate kinase: MQQKQQGFTIWLTGLSGAGKTTIGQAVARELQFQGYRVTALDGDVMRQTLYRDLGFSRSDRQENIRRIGSLARTLTSQGEVVVVSTISPYRVQRDAMRHSIKDFIEVYVNAPLAVCEQRDVKGLYKKVRSGEITNFTGIDEPYEVPLHPEVECQTDCETLDKSVTKVLAKVKELGYC, translated from the coding sequence ATGCAACAGAAACAGCAAGGATTCACAATCTGGTTAACTGGGTTAAGTGGTGCAGGCAAAACAACTATTGGTCAAGCTGTAGCACGGGAATTACAATTCCAAGGTTACAGAGTGACAGCCCTTGATGGTGATGTGATGCGCCAAACCCTATATAGGGACCTGGGATTTAGCAGAAGCGATCGCCAGGAAAATATTCGGCGTATTGGTTCTCTTGCACGTACTCTTACGTCTCAAGGTGAAGTTGTGGTAGTCTCTACTATCTCTCCATATCGCGTTCAAAGAGATGCAATGCGACATTCCATTAAAGATTTTATCGAAGTCTATGTCAATGCGCCTCTTGCCGTCTGCGAGCAACGGGATGTAAAAGGTTTATATAAAAAGGTACGCTCTGGAGAAATCACAAATTTTACTGGTATTGATGAACCATATGAAGTACCACTCCATCCAGAAGTTGAATGTCAAACAGATTGTGAAACTCTTGATAAGAGTGTCACTAAAGTCTTGGCGAAAGTTAAAGAATTAGGTTATTGCTGA
- a CDS encoding DUF2997 domain-containing protein has protein sequence MAEYQKVEYRIGKDGKITETVMNASGSSCTTTTSGIEQALGEIENQELLPEYYEGEENLSSTENQSIEQKGG, from the coding sequence ATGGCTGAGTATCAAAAAGTGGAATATCGGATTGGTAAAGATGGTAAAATTACGGAAACAGTTATGAATGCTTCCGGTTCTAGCTGTACAACAACAACTTCAGGTATTGAACAAGCTTTAGGAGAAATAGAAAACCAAGAGCTTTTGCCTGAGTACTACGAGGGTGAAGAGAACTTAAGCTCCACAGAAAACCAATCCATCGAGCAAAAAGGTGGTTGA
- a CDS encoding helix-turn-helix domain-containing protein → MFVDFNIIIILLGSLVVFTGAIAFLRVLFEAIYATGNPQDTFLLGLMKQESIPNWQTLQQKAEISSTTLWQLRDGQVASIKLSELAQVAKALSIPFYDFLEKLDVLPPHPELEARRKECLELQKQLQSLAKEKDALRQEGMRLHEELQQQRTELTNEFRTATFEKLQTLLSNYPSIYQMVSVKPELPAKNVLSMFTPLENLLKEWDYEQIGKPWEQVSYNPQIHQPDASDMTEGEMVYIRFVGYRNKEDILCPAKVSRTLPVGGR, encoded by the coding sequence ATGTTTGTTGATTTTAACATCATCATAATTCTGCTTGGGAGTCTTGTGGTATTCACGGGTGCGATCGCATTCTTACGCGTTCTTTTTGAAGCCATTTACGCTACTGGTAACCCGCAAGATACCTTCCTTTTGGGATTGATGAAGCAAGAAAGTATTCCCAACTGGCAAACTTTGCAGCAGAAAGCAGAAATCAGCAGCACTACCCTTTGGCAACTTAGGGATGGACAGGTGGCTTCCATAAAGTTAAGCGAACTAGCACAAGTTGCCAAAGCGCTGTCAATACCTTTCTATGATTTTCTAGAAAAACTGGATGTATTGCCACCACATCCAGAGTTAGAAGCACGGCGTAAAGAATGTTTGGAGTTACAGAAGCAGTTGCAATCGCTTGCAAAAGAGAAAGACGCACTGCGTCAGGAAGGAATGCGACTGCATGAAGAATTGCAACAGCAACGGACTGAACTAACAAACGAGTTTCGTACCGCCACGTTTGAAAAGTTGCAAACATTGCTCTCCAACTACCCCAGCATTTACCAAATGGTGAGTGTGAAACCAGAACTACCAGCAAAAAATGTTCTTTCGATGTTTACTCCTTTAGAGAACTTGTTGAAGGAATGGGATTACGAACAGATTGGCAAACCTTGGGAACAAGTCTCTTACAATCCTCAAATTCATCAGCCAGATGCGTCTGACATGACGGAAGGCGAGATGGTTTACATCCGATTTGTAGGTTACAGAAATAAAGAAGACATTCTCTGTCCGGCTAAAGTCAGCCGCACTTTGCCTGTAGGAGGAAGGTAG